Proteins co-encoded in one Neodiprion lecontei isolate iyNeoLeco1 chromosome 3, iyNeoLeco1.1, whole genome shotgun sequence genomic window:
- the LOC107222888 gene encoding ATP-dependent RNA helicase p62 — MTYGGSSGGYRSSGGRGGSSQRSGYGSSSGGGSGGSSGRFSSRGGGGGSRGGRGGGGGGSLRKPNWDYENLKPFKKDFYVPHVNVQNRHPREVEAYRADKQITLKGDALPNPIQFFEEGNFPDYVMTGIRKQGFSEPTAIQAQGWPIAMSGRNMVGIAQTGSGKTLGYILPAIVHINNQQPLNRGDGPIALILAPTRELAQQIQTVASDFGSLSYVRNTCIFGGAPKGGQARDLERGVEICIATPGRLIDFLERGTTNLRRCTYLVLDEADRMLDMGFEPQIRKIIEQIRPDRQVLMWSATWPKEVRNLAEEYLTDYTQLNIGSLTLSANHNILQIIDVCQEHEKETKLGSLLQEIGNVNDDGGKTIIFVETKKKVENITRSIRRYGWPAVCMHGDKSQQERDYVLREFRNKKGSILVATDVAARGLDVDDVKYVINFDYPSSSEDYIHRIGRTGRSQSTGTSYAFFTPQNSRQAKDLVNVLQEANQVINPKLTEMASRGGGGGGYGGRNRWGYGGGRGRENNFSGSHKRFDSGRSNGYGSYN; from the exons AT GACTTACGGAGGATCTTCAGGTGGATACCGTAGTAGCGGAGGCCGTGGGGGAAGCAGTCAGAGGTCTGGTTATGGCAGCAGTAGCGGCGGTGGAAGTGGAGGTAGTAGTGGGCGTTTCAGTAGCCGTGGAGGTGGTGGCGGAAGTCGTGGAGGTCGCGGCGGCGGTGGAGGGGGCAGTTTAAGAAAGCCAAACTGGGACTACGAAAACCTGAAGCCATTCAAGAAAGACTTTTATGTGCCGCATGTAAATGTGCAGAACCGTCACCCACGCGAAGTTGAAGCTTATAGAGCAGATAAGCAGATCACACTGAAAGGCGATGCTCTGCCGAACCCCATCCAATTCTTTGAGGAGGGTAATTTCCCAGATTATGTCATGACTGGAATCAGGAAACAGGGATTTTCCGAGCCAACTGCCATCCAAGCTCAGGGCTGGCCTATTGCTATGTCTGGACGCAATATGGTAGGCATTGCTCAAACGGGATCAGGAAAAACTCTTGGGTACATTTTGCCTGCTATTGTTCATATCAACAATCAGCAGCCCCTAAATCGAGGCGATGGACCAATTGCGCTGATCCTCGCACCAACCAGAGAACTTGCCCAGCAAATTCAAACTGTCGCAAGCGACTTTGGGTCTCTTTCTTATGTTCGAAACACCTGCATCTTTGGTGGGGCGCCCAAGGGAGGCCAGGCGAGAGATCTGGAGCGTGGAGTTGAGATCTGTATTGCTACTCCAGgtcgattgatcgattttcTTGAGAGAGGAACTACGAATCTGCGCAGATGCACTTACTTGGTATTAGACGAAGCTGACAGAATGCTTGACATGGGTTTTGAACCTCAGAtcagaaaaatcattgaaCAGATCAGACCAGACAGGCAGGTTCTTATGTGGTCAGCCACATGGCCAAAAGAAGTGCGCAACCTTGCTGAAGAATATCTCACCGACTACACACAGCTGAACATCGGATCCCTCACTCTATCTGCTAACCACAATATTCTACAAATAATCGACGTATGTCAGGAGCATGAAAAGGAAACCAA ATTGGGTAGCTTGTTACAAGAGATCGGCAATGTCAACGACGACGGTGGAAAAACCATCATTTTCGTAGAGACTAaaaagaaagttgaaaatatcacCAGAAGCATTCGCCGCTATGGATGGCCAGCAGTTTGCATGCATGGTGACAAATCTCAACAAGAACGTGATTATGTTCTCAGAG aaTTCCGAAACAAGAAGGGGTCCATACTCGTAGCAACAGACGTTGCTGCTCGTGGTCTAG ATGTTGACGACGTTAAGTACGTGATCAATTTCGACTACCCGTCATCTTCTGAAGACTACATTCATAGAATCGGCAGAACTGGACGTTCTCAAAGCACAGGCACCAGCTACGCCTTCTTCACACCACAAAACAGCCGACAGGCTAAAGACTTAGTCAACGTTCTCCAAGAAGCCAACCAAGTCATAAATCCCAAACTCACCGAGATGGCTTCGCGGGGTGGCGGCGGCGGAGGCTATGGAGGAAGAA ATCGTTGGGGCTACGGAGGTGGCCGTGGtagagaaaacaatttttctggATCACACAAACGATTTGATTCCGGTCGCAGTAACGGATACGGAAGTTATAATTGA